In the genome of Eptesicus fuscus isolate TK198812 unplaced genomic scaffold, DD_ASM_mEF_20220401 scaffold_69, whole genome shotgun sequence, the window tttggctgcctcctgcacgccccctactagggatcaagcccacaacccaggtatgtgcccttgaccaggaactgaaccatgaccttctggttcataggtcgatgttcaactgctgagccatgctggctgggcaggactCGTATTTCTACACATTTCTTACCATAGCCTGTATATCAGAATCATCTCACTTGAATCTCTAATCTGTTTCTACTCTCGTTACACAGAATCCATTTTCCCCATGGTGATAGGCaaggtgatcttttaaaaatgtccatctggacagattcatagataaagagcaggccaggcagacagctctggtggggaTGGTATTGGAGgcgtggagggattgagcaaaagaaggaagaaaggggaaagaaCCCATCCCTGGCcagtatttctcagtggttagagcctcggccctggccccaaagggtcctgggtttgcttCCCAGTCGAGGGCTcattccttggttgcaggtttgatccctggccccagttggggctcatgcagccaatcgatgtgtctctctcacattgatatcccTCACTGGGTTTGACCTTCATTTTATCAACTCACCCAAAGGTCTCCaaagaataaaaagcagaaataagACCAGAACCCATACCCTCTGAGCTCATTTTCGATCCACTGTGCCTCTCCAGCTGAGGCGTGGTTCCGGACAGGTCAGAAGGTGAAATCGGGCATTGCAGACCCTATCTTGGGGATACTGTGGGTCTGACCTGGTTAATTCACCTCTTAGTGTGTGGGATTtcattcttcttccctctcttttctgcAGAAATGTCAGAAGTTATAAAGCAAGATGATACCACAGCAGCAAAGACAAAAGACCAAGGTAAAGAACTCTGGCTTATTcatattttctctccctctctctctctccccccttcccttttctctcaaaATCGATAAAAAAACatatctgccctaaccggtttggttcagtggatagagcatcagcctgcggactgaagggtcgcaggtttgattccagtcaagggcatgcaccttggttgagggcacatccccagtagggggtgtgcaggaggcagctgatcgatgtttctctctcatcgatgtttctgacactctctccctctcccttcctctgtgtaaaaataaataaataaaaatacaaataaattttaataaataaaaaacatatccttgcacctgaccagcatggctcggtggttgaacatcaacctatgaaccaggaggtaaggattcaattcccagtcggggcacatgcctgggttgcaggctcaatccccagtaggcggcatgcaggaggcagccaatgattctcatcattgatgtttctagctctatctttcccttcctctctaaaataaatatatatttttgtatgtgcAAGTGAGGAATAATAATCACAATAATACATTGCTGAGAAGGAACAAAGTCTCCTGTGTGTAGAGTGTCTTTCAactttgtctcctttttctcttctgccCTCTGGTCCGTCGTAGGCCAGGGAGATAACGAAGGGGACTACAAACGTCATGTGATGATAAGGTTCTCCACGGTGTCGGACGTACACCACAGTTTCCAAACCTTTGCCGCTGATTGTCCACAAATGCAAATGTTGTCTAGTGCTTTTGCTCCAGACGAGCAGGGCTTCCGGCCACTCACCGTGGTCCTGCACGGAAGACCCGGGGTCGGGAAGTCAGCTCTGGCCAGAAGAATCCTGCTGCACTGGGCCCGCGGGGAGCTCTACCCGGACGTGTTTTCCTACGTCTTCTTCCTCAATGCCCGGGACATACCACGGAGGAGGAGAAGCAGTTTCACGGAGTTAATTTCCAGGGAGTGGCCAGACTCTGAGGTCCCCGTGGTAAACATCATGTCCCAACCGGAAAGGCTCTTGTTTGTGGTCGACGGCTTTGATGACCTGGACGTTGCCTCCGAAGACGCTGACCTCAACGTCTGTGACAACTGGACAGAGAAGCGGCCCGTGTCCGACCTGATGTGCAGTCTGCTGAAGAAGGTCCTGCTGCCTGAGTGCTCCCTGATCGTCACCGTCAGAGACGAGGGCCTGGAGAAGCTCCGATGGATGCTCCTCTCTCCCCGGTACCTCTTCATCGAAGGAATCACGATGGAGAAGAGGATCCAGGTGTTCCTCAAGCAAGTCAAGAACGAGGACCAACAAACGCAAGTCTTGCACGCGGTGCTGGACAACCACGTGCTGATTGACAGGTGCCAGGTGTCCGTCACGTGGTGGCTGCTCTGCCGGGCTCTTGAGCTGCAGACGGCTTCGGGGAAGGGCCTGCCCCCTACCTGCCAGATCCTCACGGGCTTGTACGTCACCATCGTGGTCCATCAGCTCACCCCTCAAGACGGCCCGGGGCGCTGCCTCAGTGCGGACGAACGCGTGGTCCTGAAGGGCCTGTGCCGGATGGCCGCGCAGGGCGTGTGGGCCAGGAAGTTCGTGTTCCACAGCGATGACCTGGGCGTTCACGGGCTGACGGAGCCAGAGCTCTCCGTCCTGTTTCACAAGCACATCCTCCTGCGGGACAGCCAGGGCGGGAGGTGCTTCACGTTCCTGCACCCGAGCCTGCAGGAGTTCTACGCGGCCCTGTCCTACGTCCTGGAAGGCCTGGACGCCGCGTGGGAGCCCCACGCCCTGCGCATCGAGAATTCCAAGAGCCTGAAGGAGCTCAGGCAGATCAGCTTCAACGCCCACGTGCTGCAGATGAAACGCTTCCTGTTCGGCTTCCTGAACAAGGAGGTGGTGCGGGCCCTGGAGGACCTGCTGGGGTGTGCCGTGGCCCCGGGGCTGAGGCGGGTGCTGCTCCAGTGGGTCTCCCTGTTGGGTCAgcaggccgccgccgcctccccgctGGACCTCCTGGACTCCTTCTACTGTCTCTTCGAGACCCAAGACGAAGAGTTTGTCCACTCGGCGTTGAGCGGCTTCCGGGAAGTGAGGCTAATGGTGAACCGGCCCATGGACCTGAACGTGTCCTCCTTCTGCCTCCAGCACTGCGGGCGCCTGCGGGAGATTCAGATGGACATCGGGGAGATCTTCCCGGAAGACGAGTCCACCGAGGCGTGGCCCGTCATTCAGCAAGGGTGAGTGGCCCCCGCTGCGACGTTCATTCTTTCCATCTCCACGCGGAGGTATTGGTGTTTCGAGATGATAAGCGCCACAACCACGCTAATTAGCATAGCCATCCCTCACACGGCTGCCGTGGCGGGGGAAGACACGTAAGACCTACcgtcctgccctgaccggtgtggctcagtggatagagcgtcggcctgcagactgaagggtcccgggttcgattccggtcaagggcatgtaccttggttgcgggcacatccccagtgggaggtgtgcaggaggcagctgatggatgtttctctctcatcgatgtttctaactctctctctctcccttcctctctgtaaaaaatcaataaaatatgtttttaagaaagGCCTACCATCCTAGCCAATTCCCAGTGGGAAACACCATGGTTATATGTTACTTGTAACTGAGAATTTGCACCTTTTGGCCCATGTGCCCctatctcccccccacccccaccctccaccactgGCAACCACCACGGACGCTCGCTCTGCCTGTGTGAGTcccactgttttttgtttttgggttttttttaaaactagaggcccagggcatgaaatttgtgcacgggtagggtcccaagtggctgccagctgtcagtgggggccttccttcgttccacaatgccccctggtggtcagtgcacgtcatactgagtgattgaactcccggtcgaactcccaaggcgacactttcatattaggcttttatagatagacatagacatagacatagacatagacatagacatagacatagacatagacatagacatagacatagacatagacatagacatagacattttttatttcagagaggaagaaagagggagagagagatagaaatatccatgatgagagagagtcatggatcggctgccccctgtgagtctcccactggggattgagcccacagcccaggcatgtgcccttgactggaatcgaacctgggacctttcagtccgcaggccggcactctatccactgagccacaccgccagggCTGAGTCCCACCGTTTCAGATTCTGCATGCGAGGTCACGTGTGTCTTTCCGTGTCTGGCTTGTCTCGCTCAGCATCATGTCCTCTGGGTTTGCCCGTGTTGTTGCCAATGGCCGCACCTCCTTTTACAAGGCTGAGTAACATTCTATGGGGGGTGACTGACAtgttcttcatccattcatccacccatggacatctgggttgttcCTATAGGGTGCCCACCCCCCAAAATGTAGACACACACTTTAAATACTTACAAAGGCAGTCTTTGTTAaaagacatttcattttcaaaattgagctctcagctgtgagagtatgtatacatttgggggggggggggttgtgggttcgattcctggtcagggcacgcaTCTGgcttgtgagtttgatccctgtGGGCAGGACGGGTGAGAGGCAGCcggtggatgtctctctctcacatggatgtctctctctctctcgatcttccccctcctctctctaaacatatccttaaaaaggaaagtgagacccagacccgggacTTGCCTCAAAGACTCCAACAAGCAGTGTGGGTGCCGTAaggcctcctgcaccaccccgaTGTCTTCCTGCTGCAGGTGCACGTTGGCCAAGCTCAGGTGTTTAAGGTgatggatatagatatatagcTTTTTAAATTCATCCGGTGGAAGCCAAcgtttccttccctctcccatgtAGGCTGCAGACCAAGCCCCTGGTCACCGAGTGGTGGGAGAACCTCTGCTCGGTGctcagctcccaccccagcctgcaaCAGCTGGACCTCTCCGGCAGCATCCTGAGCGAGTGGGCCATGAGGACCCTGTGCGTCAAGCTGAGGCAGCCGGCCTGCAAAATCCAGAAGCTGATGTAAGGCTGTGCGGCCCCTGCTCCGTGCCCCTCGGCGTGGCCGTGTCACAGCGCTAAGGCCAATCTATAAACTGTATTCGGAGGGGACAAGAGCCGTGGGAGGTATAGGAAACGAGCTCCCAAAAGGGATGGGATGGGAAGGGACTCAAGACCCTGTGAAGGGATTACCGAGGTGGGTTCATGTATtcgggttttgaaggatgaataggagttggttagggggaaagagaagggagttCTTTTCAGGTGAGTGGTCCAGCATGAGGCAGTGAATGTAAAGCTCAAAATGCATGATTTACTGCAGCATTTCAATCAGTTCTTAGTGCTTTTAAGGTCATGAGGTCATGTCGTCAATATATCTAAAAGGCTAAGGGACCGACCGTATGGCCGACCAGCTAACCCGTACATATGtgcactggaaatttaaaaacaaacgttGATTCTCACATGCGTGATACACATTAAAATacgttgtgttttaatttttattacactatattatgtactagaggcccagtgcatgggattcgtgccctggggggacgtggcctgtggggatcagccagctgtgggagcactgctcatcctggtcctaactctctctccctctcccttcctctctgtaaaaatcagtaaaatgtatttcttaaaaatcagtgggaaacatatcctcaggcgagggTGAACCACAACGAAAGGAATAATTAGGCTGCACCCGACCGTCTAACTCTCGCTCCCTCGCTCGCTCTCCTGCAGATTTAAAGGGACACAGCTTACCCTGGGTCTGCACCATCTCTGGAAGACGCTGGTCGTCAGCCATCACCTTAAACACCTGAGCTTGGCCAGCATGCACCTGCAGGAGGAAGACAtcggggtggtgcaggaggcctTCCGGCACCCACACTGCTTGCTGGAGTCTTTGAGGCAAGTCCCGGGTCTGGTTCCCACTCTTCCTCCTTAATCCTCAactcgaggatatgtttagagagaggaggggggagaacgagagagagagacatccgccggctgcctcccacacagccctgaccaggaatcgaacccacagccccAACCAAcgggagccacccagccagggtggttttctcttttttgttttgttttctttttttttcttaatcctcacccaaggatatgtttccattgatttttacagagagtggaagggagagggaaggacagagagaaacattgatgtgggagaaacacatcgattggttgcctcctgcatgtactctgaccagagcccgggccagggaggagcctgcaaccgaggtacatgcccttgaccggaatcgaacctgggacccttcagtccccaggccgaggctctatccactgagccacaccggccagggcagggtggtCATTTTTATGTTgcgtatattttaccacaatacaaAAGTCACTTGTGATGTTCCATCAAGTTtgggggggaagtgggggaggtgcGTGTGATCTCCCCCAGcatggccggggtggctcagtgggtgagcatcaacctatgaaccaggaggttacggttcaattcctggtcagggcacatgcccaggttgtgggctccatcacctgtggggagtggggaggaggggggggggcgtgcaggaggcagctgatccatgattctctctcatcattgatgtttctctctctctctccctctcccttcctctctgaaatcaataaaaaaaatatttttttaaaaatttaaaaataatcacagtggttagagtgtgggcccCACACACCCAAGGCtctccggttcgattcctggtcaagggcgtgcacctgggttgcaggtccggTCCCGGCCAGTCTCGGGGGCCACAGCAGACAGTGTCCGGGGACCAGCGGAGGGGCCccgccaggggctgggggcggccgAGGGGGTGTCTCACGAACCTCCTCTCCGTCCGCAGGTTGGATCACTGTGGGTTAACCGACTCCTGCTGCCCGCTCATCGCCCAGATCCTGCTGGCCTCCCACCACCTGCGGTCCCTGAGCCTCGCGGGGAACAAGCTCAAAGACCAGGGCGTGGCGTCCCTCTGCGAGGCCCTGAAGGTGCCCCAGTGCGCCCTGCGCAGGCTGATGTGAGCGCTCCTTTCACACGGGGTCTTTGTCTTGTCTCAACCGAGgtcctcccagggctggggggcccgggtgggggtagggggaggcagggattggCTGATGGCATCCGCCAAGGGTGAGAGCAGGCGCTGTGACCTCGTGGGAGGGCCCCAAGGTTAAGGCTGGAGAAAGACCCAGGAAATAACGCCTGTGTCTTGGCTGCAAAACTCTGACCTGATGGGAAAGATTGAGCCctaacagtgtggctcagtgggtagagcgtcggcctgcagactgaagggtcccgggttcgattccggtcaagggcatgcaccttggttgcgggcacatccccagtagggggtgcgcaggaggcagctaatgggtgtttctctctcatcgatgtttctaactctctctccctctcccttcctctctgtaaaaaatcaataaaatacattaaaaaaaaaaaaagattgagcggagacctggctggtgtggctcagtggatagagcatcaacctgccgactgaagggtcccaggttcgattccagtcaagagcacatgccagggttgaggatccccagcagggggtgtgcaggagggagccaatcggcgattctctctcatcattgatgtttctctctccctctcccttccgctctgaaaccaataaaaaacaacaacaaacaattcCAACAAATTAAGACGAATCAACCCTGTCAAAAACTGGGCTTTTACGGAAATCTTcttctataaaagcctaatattcaaagtgtcccctcccgagttcgattgctcactatggtgtgcgctgaacaccagggggcagcgtggaacgaaggaaggccccagccagcagccggaagaccctgatcgcaggccaggcctagggaccctacctgtgcacgaatttcatgcaccgggcctctagtgctgatATAAAAGACAGCAGCCGGTCCTGTGTACTCGGCTCTCGGCCCTGCTTGTGGGAGTCCAGCACTTGCTCTGGGGGGCTGTCTCTCCTTGCAGACTAGGGAACTGCAGGCTCACGGAGGACGCCTGCCAGCACCTGTCCGAGGTCCTCACCAGCAGCAAGAGCCTGACGCACCTGGACCTGTCGACCAACCCGCTGCGGAAGGATGGCGTGATGCTGCTGTGTCGCGGCTTGAAGTCCTTCACCTGCACTGTTCAGAGGCTGATGTGAGTCCCCCTCGCTCCCCGTGGGGGCTCCGTGGCTCCGTGACCACGGGCGTGGGCCTGTCTCAGAGAGCACGGAGccaggaaaggtcagggggcccTGCCATGTGCCCCGGGCCGTCCCTACGGGCCACCTTCTAGCCTTCGCGCTTCCTTGGAAAATtctctctttccatctttctctttttctattttattttttaattctttattgttttaagtattacatattgtgtttttttattgtttaaaatactacatatgtctcctttttccccgattgacacACCCAGCTACTCctgccccgtccccccccccccaagtccccATGGCCCCAttgtctgtccattggttatgctcatgtgcatgcacacaactccttcggttgatctcttaccccccactcccaccctcctcttccctctgatgtttgatggACTGGATTTatttactgccctggctggtttggctcagtggatagagcgccggcctgtggactgaagggtccggggttcgagtctggtcaagggcagccTGCAAACGCAGGGGAAGGCAGGAAAGAGCTCTCCCCCtccttgggtctccagggggagcagggccaggccgaCAGCGAGATGCTGACCTCCAGGGCTGCAGGACGGGTGGTTGGTTAGAGCAGCAACCGGCAGCTAACACGTTGAGTCAGGAAGAAAATTGAAAGAGAGGGTcaccgccctggccggtttgcttagtggttagagtgtcagcttgcgTACAAAGGTctcgggttctattcctggtcaagggcacgtacctggggtgtaagttccatccctggccctggtctgggtgcacgcaggaggtaaccaatcgatgtgtctctctcacatgggtgtttctctttctctctctatatatatatatctccccctccctctcccccccttcctccctcccactctctctaagaatcagtggagcctgactggtgtggctcagtggttgatcgtggtttgattccctgtcggggcacagGCCGAGGTTGTGGTCTCGgtcctagtggggggcgtgcaagaggcagccaaacgatgattctccctcatcattgatgcttctctctctcgccctcccccttcctctctgaaatcaatagagcgTTGAtctagatgtttctctctcataaaaaaaatatattttttttgccctggctggtttgactcggtggatagagcgccggcctgctgactgaagggtcccggctttgattctggtcaagggcacctaccttggtggtaggcttctctctgtctctccctcgcccttccaccctctgaaaatcaatgggaaaaatatccttgcgtGAGGATTAACACGTTAATTAACAAAACAGAGAGAGTCATAGCATACAGCAGGTGCATTAGGCATCGTGCCAAGAACTTCAAGGTCGTCCGACATTTACACCTAACGACCTTcttcttagttttgtttttaatttaaattctttattgttggaagtattgcacatgcctccttttcccccactgacctctccccggctgcgcccgccccccgccctccagcACAGGCCTCGCCCCctcctgcctgtgtccatggcttaGGGTACCTGCAGGCCGTGGGCTGATCTCTTACCGGCCCCCCAACAACCTTCCTAGGTACTAGCATAATCCCCTCCCAGGACAGGCGGCCGACACGAGGGGTCGCGGGGTCGGGCGTGTGACCTCCCCCTGTCCCTTGCGCGTGCCCTGCAGGCTCCGGTGCTGCCGGCTGGACGTCATTGGCTGCGGCTTTCTCTCGCTCGGACTCATGGGCAACCGCCACCTGACGCACCTGAGCCTCAGCATGAACCCCTTGGGGGACGACGGCGTGGACCTGCTGTGCGAGGTCCTGTTGGAGCCCACCTTCCATCTCCAGGACCTGGAGTGAGTGTCGGGGGGCCGGGGGTCACCTCTaccagcgggggggcgggggggctgggtCCTGGAAGGTCGGGAGCCGGGGGACGAGCCCAAGGTCGGCGTCGGGGTGCACAGAGCCGCGTGCTCCCCGCGGACACTGCGGGGACGTGGGAAGGCTGGGGCGCAGGGGGCCCCTGAGCGGGAGCCCACGCAGGCCCCGGGGATCCTGGGCCTCCCGCCCCAACTCAGTCTTCACctctttgttctttattttttcacttttcattgatgagagagacagagatatacTGGTTTGTTGTTCCTGTTATTGATCACTTATTGGTTGGTTCctatacgtgccctgaccggggatcgaacccacgaCCGTGGTGTATGTGGACGATGCTCTCACGCACTGAGCAGCTGGCGGGGGGCCAGGGCGAGCAGGCCCAGGAACCGAGGCTCCGCCCACGGAGAACATGGCAGGGACGGGGGGATTGCATTGAAGTGCTCAGGAcggcgggcgtggctcaggggtggagcgtggacctatgagccaggaggtcacagttggattcccagcgGGACACAGGCCCGAATttagggctccatccccagtgaggggcgtgcaggaggcagctgatccatgattctcaccat includes:
- the NLRP5 gene encoding NACHT, LRR and PYD domains-containing protein 5; this translates as MGTASVGSLKTPVMSSERREKVPSAPCNPGIDFSIHTGGPRPGVAMGEASVSPFSDCGLRWCLQQLDKEEFQTFKELLMGSTSGLVPGSFPWVEVPGADAQHLALLLHEHCQALVVWSMAMDIFLEMNLPVLSQKAKEEMEKMSEVIKQDDTTAAKTKDQGQGDNEGDYKRHVMIRFSTVSDVHHSFQTFAADCPQMQMLSSAFAPDEQGFRPLTVVLHGRPGVGKSALARRILLHWARGELYPDVFSYVFFLNARDIPRRRRSSFTELISREWPDSEVPVVNIMSQPERLLFVVDGFDDLDVASEDADLNVCDNWTEKRPVSDLMCSLLKKVLLPECSLIVTVRDEGLEKLRWMLLSPRYLFIEGITMEKRIQVFLKQVKNEDQQTQVLHAVLDNHVLIDRCQVSVTWWLLCRALELQTASGKGLPPTCQILTGLYVTIVVHQLTPQDGPGRCLSADERVVLKGLCRMAAQGVWARKFVFHSDDLGVHGLTEPELSVLFHKHILLRDSQGGRCFTFLHPSLQEFYAALSYVLEGLDAAWEPHALRIENSKSLKELRQISFNAHVLQMKRFLFGFLNKEVVRALEDLLGCAVAPGLRRVLLQWVSLLGQQAAAASPLDLLDSFYCLFETQDEEFVHSALSGFREVRLMVNRPMDLNVSSFCLQHCGRLREIQMDIGEIFPEDESTEAWPVIQQGLQTKPLVTEWWENLCSVLSSHPSLQQLDLSGSILSEWAMRTLCVKLRQPACKIQKLIFKGTQLTLGLHHLWKTLVVSHHLKHLSLASMHLQEEDIGVVQEAFRHPHCLLESLRLDHCGLTDSCCPLIAQILLASHHLRSLSLAGNKLKDQGVASLCEALKVPQCALRRLILGNCRLTEDACQHLSEVLTSSKSLTHLDLSTNPLRKDGVMLLCRGLKSFTCTVQRLMLRCCRLDVIGCGFLSLGLMGNRHLTHLSLSMNPLGDDGVDLLCEVLLEPTFHLQDLELARCGLSAACCKKLSQVIVTNTHLQSLDLAANALGDSGVADLCDGLCLKTAPLRRLGLEACELTSRCCKALASVLLCNRYLRSLNLLRNQLCPEGVRALCSALARPTSKLQVLGLWKWQYPDPVIKLLEEAELRRPNMVIDSCWYSAGGEDEGDRYWWRN